The Kineococcus radiotolerans SRS30216 = ATCC BAA-149 genomic interval CTACTACTACAACTCCGCCCACGCCTGGGGCCGCGAGGTCGTCATCAACTACAAGTGGTCCGCGTTCGCCGAGGGGTCGGCCGTCCTCGACGTCGAGCGCGGCGCGCTGGCCGGCACCCACCCCGAGGTCTGGCAGAACGACACCTCGGTGGGCCGCACCTCGTGGAGCTGGGTCGAGGGGCACCGGTACAAGACCATGGCCGAGCTCGTCGGCGACCTCGTCGACGTCGTGGCCAAGAACGGCGTGCTGCTGCTCAACGTCGGCCCGAAGGCCGACGGCACCATCGACCCCGCCGAGGTGGCCCTGCTGGAGGAGATCGGGGACTGGCTGCAGGTCAACGGCGAGGCGGTCTACGGCAGCCGTCCCTGGACGATCCCGGGCGAGGGCCCCACCTCGCTGCCCGCCGGTTCCTTCGTGGACGCCGCCGAGCGCACCTACACCGGGGCCGACGTCCGCTTCACCCAGCGCGACGAACCCGGCGGGACCCGCCTCTACGCGCTGGTCCTGGCCTGGCCGGAGGACGGCGTCGCCCGCGTCCGGGCCTGGGGCCGGGGTTCGGGACTGGTGGCCGGGGAGCTGGAGGACGTCCGCGTCCTGGGCGCCGACGGTCCGGCGGTGGTGCGCCGCACCGCGGAGGCGCTGGAGGTCGACCTGCCCGACCGGCGTCCCAGTTCCGTGGGGGTGGTGCTGCGGGCCACCCTGCGGGAACCAGAACCCCCGCGCCGCGACGACACCCTGCACTGAGCGGCCCCCGGCGGCTCAGCGGGCCGGCCGGGCCCCGCGGGTCCGCCGGGCCGGCCGGGCCGGGCGGGTGGTCGACTCCCGCTCCACGAGCTCGAAGGACACGGTGACGTCGGTCGGGGTGGCCGCGGGGTCCTGGATCCGGCGCTGCAGCAGCCGGACGGACTCCGCGACGAGACCGTCGTGGTCCGGCGCCACCGAGGACAGCGACGGGACGTGGAAGCGGGCGTCCTCGACGTCGTCGAAACCGACGACGAGGACGTCGTCGGGAACCCGGACCCCGCCGTCGGCGAGGCCGCGCACCACCCCGAAGGCCAGGGTGTCGGTGACGCAGAAGATCCCGTCGGGCCGCTCCGGGCGGCCCAGCAGGTCCTGCGCGCACAGCACCCCCGCCGCCTGGGTGACGCCGTGGTGCGAGGAGGTGACGTCCGCCCCGCCGGCGCGCGCGGCGCGGAGGAAGCCCTCGGTGCGCAGGGAGAAGGCCGCTCCCTCGGGCAGCCGCACCTTCTCCACGTCCTCGAGGGTGGGGAAGCCGACCAGGGCCAGCCGGCGGCAGCCGCGGTCCAGCAGCAGCCGGGTCGCCGCCTCGGCCCCCGCGACGTTGGGCATGCTGACGTGGTCGACGGTCTGGTGCAGCTCCTGCTCCCCG includes:
- a CDS encoding LacI family DNA-binding transcriptional regulator, translating into MRDVAAEAGVSAMTVSNALTGRRPVSEPTRRLVMETVERLGYQVNVAARSLRQGRTGVVGVAVPTLDSHYYSQLSHRLVVAFSQAGLATVVEETHASREGELAAFRDSRLNAYDGLVIAALGLSEREINALSREVPVVVLGEQELHQTVDHVSMPNVAGAEAATRLLLDRGCRRLALVGFPTLEDVEKVRLPEGAAFSLRTEGFLRAARAGGADVTSSHHGVTQAAGVLCAQDLLGRPERPDGIFCVTDTLAFGVVRGLADGGVRVPDDVLVVGFDDVEDARFHVPSLSSVAPDHDGLVAESVRLLQRRIQDPAATPTDVTVSFELVERESTTRPARPARRTRGARPAR